The Thermoanaerobaculum aquaticum genome includes a region encoding these proteins:
- the guaA gene encoding glutamine-hydrolyzing GMP synthase, whose translation MTAHETVLILDFGSQYTQLIARRVRELSVKSEIVPPNLPAREIAARQPIGIILSGGPASVYDQDAVEPDPAIFRLGVPVLGICYGQQVMARLFGGEVASAGRREYGAAELELLASCPLFEGLPPRQRVWMSHGDEVTRLPQGFRLVGRTESAPHAAMAWEERKLFGIQFHPEVHHTPLGQKILDNFLALCGAKRDWTPASLRQEAVEAIRQRLGQGQVIVALSGGVDSTVTALLCREAVGDRTIPIFVDTGLLRLGEGDKVMERFAAYGLAVHRVNAAPRFFAALAGVEDPEEKRRRIGHEFIAVFEEEARKFPQARFLAQGTLYPDVIESTSVKGPSATIKTHHNVGGLPAKLGFELVEPLRFLFKDEVRRLGLELGLPEEFVYRQPFPGPGLAVRILGEVTPERVALLQKADAIFMEEIRQAGLYREIAQALAVLLPVRSVGVMGDSRTYENVVALRAVTTEDFMTADWYRFDGDFLDRVARRIVNEVRGINRVVYDVTSKPPGTIEWE comes from the coding sequence ATGACGGCCCATGAAACGGTTCTGATCCTCGATTTTGGCTCCCAGTACACCCAGCTCATCGCCCGCCGGGTGCGGGAGCTTTCGGTCAAGAGCGAGATCGTTCCCCCTAACCTGCCCGCCCGGGAGATCGCCGCGCGGCAGCCCATCGGCATCATCCTCTCCGGCGGTCCTGCCTCGGTGTACGACCAGGACGCCGTGGAGCCGGACCCGGCGATCTTCCGGCTGGGGGTGCCGGTGCTGGGGATCTGTTACGGCCAGCAAGTGATGGCGCGGCTCTTCGGCGGGGAGGTGGCCAGCGCCGGCAGGCGCGAGTACGGCGCTGCCGAGCTGGAGCTCCTAGCCAGCTGCCCGCTGTTCGAGGGTCTGCCCCCCCGGCAGCGGGTGTGGATGTCCCACGGGGATGAGGTGACCCGGCTCCCCCAGGGGTTCCGCTTGGTGGGCCGCACCGAAAGCGCCCCCCACGCCGCCATGGCTTGGGAGGAGCGCAAGCTTTTCGGCATCCAGTTCCACCCGGAGGTGCACCACACGCCCCTGGGGCAGAAGATCCTCGACAACTTCCTGGCCCTTTGCGGCGCCAAGCGCGACTGGACCCCCGCGAGCCTGCGCCAGGAGGCGGTGGAGGCGATCCGCCAGCGCCTGGGCCAGGGGCAGGTGATCGTGGCGCTTTCGGGAGGGGTGGATTCCACGGTGACCGCGCTGCTGTGCCGGGAGGCGGTGGGGGATCGCACCATCCCGATCTTCGTGGACACGGGGCTGCTGCGCCTGGGGGAGGGGGACAAGGTGATGGAGCGGTTCGCCGCCTACGGCCTGGCGGTGCACCGGGTGAACGCGGCTCCGCGGTTCTTCGCGGCGCTGGCCGGGGTGGAGGACCCCGAGGAAAAGCGACGCCGCATCGGGCACGAGTTCATCGCGGTGTTCGAGGAGGAGGCCAGGAAGTTCCCCCAGGCTCGCTTTTTGGCCCAGGGGACGCTGTACCCGGACGTGATCGAGTCCACCTCGGTGAAGGGGCCCTCGGCCACCATCAAAACCCACCACAACGTGGGGGGGCTTCCGGCGAAGCTGGGGTTCGAGCTGGTGGAGCCGCTGCGCTTTTTGTTCAAGGACGAGGTGCGGCGGCTGGGGTTGGAGCTGGGGCTTCCCGAGGAGTTCGTGTACCGCCAGCCCTTCCCCGGTCCGGGGCTGGCGGTGCGGATTCTGGGAGAGGTCACCCCGGAGCGGGTGGCGCTTTTGCAAAAGGCGGACGCCATCTTCATGGAGGAAATTCGCCAGGCCGGGCTTTACCGGGAGATCGCCCAGGCGTTGGCGGTGCTGTTGCCGGTGCGCTCGGTGGGGGTCATGGGGGACTCCCGTACTTACGAAAACGTGGTGGCGCTGAGGGCGGTCACCACCGAGGACTTCATGACCGCCGATTGGTACCGCTTTGACGGGGATTTTCTGGACCGGGTGGCGCGGCGGATCGTCAACGAGGTGCGGGGCATCAACCGGGTGGTGTACGACGTAACCTCCAAACCGCCCGGCACCATTGAGTGGGAGTAA
- a CDS encoding KpsF/GutQ family sugar-phosphate isomerase, with product MSLELAREVLTTEAQAILRLRDRLDDSFLRAVELLASCRGRVVWTGMGKSGIICRKLAATMASTGTPALFLHPAEAIHGDLGMVTGEDLVVAVSNSGETEEIVRLVELLKRLGVGLIGISSNPNSTLARHADVHLCLWVDREACPHNLAPTASTTAALALGDALAMAVSVRKGFSPEDFARLHPGGRLGKRLLTVGELMHKGEQIPAVAPDTPMKDVIYEMSRKGLGITTVQDREGRLLGVITDGDLRRLMERHPDPLKLTAGEAMHPGGVTIPPQQLATEALRLLEARRITSLIVTDETSRVLGVLHLHDLWGVGLF from the coding sequence GTGTCGCTGGAGCTTGCCCGGGAGGTGCTCACCACCGAAGCCCAAGCGATCCTGCGCTTGCGGGACCGCTTGGACGACTCCTTCCTCCGGGCGGTGGAGCTCCTGGCCTCCTGCCGCGGCCGGGTGGTGTGGACCGGCATGGGCAAATCCGGCATCATCTGCCGCAAGCTCGCCGCCACCATGGCTTCCACCGGCACCCCCGCGCTGTTCCTCCACCCCGCCGAGGCTATCCACGGCGATCTGGGGATGGTCACCGGCGAGGACCTGGTGGTGGCGGTCTCCAACTCCGGGGAAACCGAGGAAATCGTTCGGCTCGTGGAGCTTCTGAAGCGGCTTGGCGTGGGGCTCATCGGCATCTCCTCCAACCCCAACTCCACCTTGGCCCGCCACGCGGACGTACACCTCTGCCTCTGGGTGGACCGGGAAGCCTGCCCCCACAACCTGGCCCCTACCGCCTCCACCACCGCGGCCCTGGCGTTGGGGGACGCCCTGGCCATGGCGGTCTCGGTGCGCAAGGGGTTTTCCCCCGAGGACTTCGCCCGCCTCCACCCCGGGGGCAGGCTGGGCAAGCGCTTGCTCACCGTGGGGGAGCTCATGCACAAAGGCGAGCAAATCCCCGCTGTCGCTCCGGACACGCCGATGAAAGACGTGATTTACGAGATGTCCCGCAAGGGGCTGGGGATCACCACGGTGCAGGACCGCGAAGGCCGTCTTTTAGGGGTGATCACCGACGGCGACCTGCGGCGGCTCATGGAGCGCCACCCGGATCCCCTCAAGCTCACCGCGGGAGAGGCCATGCACCCCGGAGGAGTCACCATCCCCCCCCAGCAGCTGGCCACCGAGGCGCTGCGCTTGCTGGAGGCCCGGCGCATCACCTCGCTCATCGTCACCGACGAAACCTCCCGGGTCCTGGGCGTGCTGCACCTCCACGACCTCTGGGGCGTGGGGCTGTTCTGA